One genomic segment of Gemmatimonadota bacterium includes these proteins:
- a CDS encoding sulfatase-like hydrolase/transferase, protein MPNLSNRPNILFFFPDQLRFDWIGSNPDIAVRTPNLDRLQKNGATFSKTVCPAPVCAPSRACVAAGTEYDNCPVKGNSDDYPIDRATVYSMLRDSGYHTLGCGKFDLNKGTCTSNLPAWGLDGKRHLNEWGFSDGINNEGKIDGANSGREKPQGPYLQFLEERGLRQMHLNDFANRKGQRSTFATPLPDDAYCDNWIGQNGRDLIQSVPGDNPWFIQVNFNGPHLPLDITESMAKLYENVAFPQPNRNDQLTPDELLEARRNYSAMVENIDHQVGLYLDLLEERGELDNTLIVFSSDHGEMLGDHNSWGKGKPLHPSASVPLIISGPGVQQSITHDLPTTNLDLTATFLDYAGLGIPDDMDSRSLRNLLEGKTSTHRDIVLSGLGNWRMAYDGRYKYIEGFDDTPMLFDLDTDPLENNNIIDNPGVSAHIERLKAELIQ, encoded by the coding sequence ATGCCAAACCTATCTAACCGCCCCAACATCCTCTTCTTTTTTCCCGACCAACTTCGCTTTGATTGGATCGGCAGCAATCCCGACATTGCCGTACGCACGCCCAACCTGGACCGCCTGCAAAAAAACGGGGCGACATTCTCCAAAACCGTCTGCCCCGCACCTGTATGCGCGCCCAGTCGCGCCTGTGTTGCAGCCGGCACAGAATACGACAACTGTCCCGTCAAAGGAAATAGCGACGACTATCCCATAGACCGGGCCACTGTTTACAGCATGCTCCGCGACAGCGGGTACCACACACTGGGATGTGGCAAATTCGACCTCAACAAAGGCACCTGCACATCCAACCTGCCAGCCTGGGGGCTGGACGGCAAACGCCATTTGAACGAATGGGGATTCTCGGACGGCATCAACAACGAAGGCAAAATAGACGGCGCCAATAGCGGACGCGAAAAACCGCAAGGACCCTATTTGCAATTCCTCGAAGAACGCGGCCTGCGCCAGATGCACCTCAACGACTTTGCCAACCGCAAAGGCCAGCGCAGTACCTTTGCCACGCCACTGCCCGATGACGCCTATTGCGACAACTGGATCGGGCAAAATGGCCGGGACCTCATCCAATCTGTCCCCGGGGACAACCCCTGGTTCATACAGGTCAATTTCAACGGGCCCCACCTGCCCCTGGACATCACGGAAAGCATGGCTAAACTCTACGAAAACGTCGCTTTCCCACAGCCGAACCGCAACGACCAGCTCACGCCCGATGAACTCCTCGAAGCGCGCCGAAACTACTCTGCCATGGTCGAAAACATCGACCATCAGGTCGGTCTCTACCTGGACCTGCTCGAAGAACGGGGCGAATTGGACAATACCCTTATCGTCTTTTCCTCGGATCACGGTGAAATGCTCGGCGACCACAACTCCTGGGGCAAGGGCAAACCCCTGCACCCCTCGGCCAGCGTGCCCCTCATTATATCGGGACCCGGTGTACAACAGAGCATAACCCATGACCTGCCAACGACCAACCTGGACCTCACCGCCACCTTCCTCGACTACGCGGGTCTGGGCATCCCCGACGACATGGACAGCCGATCCCTCCGCAACCTCCTCGAAGGCAAGACCAGCACGCATCGAGACATCGTCCTATCCGGTCTGGGCAACTGGCGCATGGCCTATGACGGCCGCTACAAATACATCGAAGGATTTGACGACACCCCCATGCTCTTTGACCTGGACACCGACCCGCTTGAAAACAACAACATCATCGACAACCCGGGCGTCTCAGCGCATATTGAGCGGCTGAAAGCAGAGTTGATACAATGA